In the Patescibacteria group bacterium genome, AACCAGTTAAAGGAGGTAAAAGTGGCCAAGAAACAAAAGATGAAAACCAGAAAGTCAGTCGCCAATAGATTTAAGATTACCAAAACTGGTAAAGTGATGCGGCGGGGTTCCCATATAAGCCATTTACGAAGAAAAAAGAGAAAAAGTCAAATCAGAAGTCAAAAAGTCCCTAAAGAAGTCAAAGGGGCTTGGAGAATAAAGATAAAAAAGATTTTAGGAGAATAAGATGGCCAGAGTCAAAACCGGAACCACCAGAAGAAAAAGTCATAAAAGAGTCCTTAAAAGAACTAAGGGCTTTCGGATGACCAAGGGTCGACTTTACAAAGTCTCCAAGGAAGCTGATCTTCATGCTGGCCAATACGCCTTTATGGGCAGAAAACTGAGAAAAAGAGACCTGAGAAAACTCTGGATTATAAGGATTAGCGCCGCCTTAATCCCGCACGAAATTTCTTATTCCCGATTCATTAACGGCCTGAAAAAAGCCAAAATCGAGCTTAATCGCAAAGTTCTGGCTGATTTGGCTCTTTCCGATTCTTCTACTTTCAAAGAAATAGTTGACAAAGCCCAAAAAGCCTAATAAAATAATCCCAATGCAAGTTCCAACCATTACCCAAACAGCCTTTTTTAAGTTTTTCTTTACCTAAGCTGTTGAAACGGGGAGGTTGGATTTTGCAATTTTAAGAACAAAAAAATAAAAAAGAATCTCCCCGAAAGGGGAGTTTTTAATTGGCCAGGATAGCCAAGGTGGTCACGGCGCGTGTCTGAAAAACACGAGATCTCGGTTCGACTCCGAGTCCTGGCACTGAAAATCTGTTAGAATAAAAAACATGGACTTAAATAAAATCCAAAATCTCAAAAACCAAGCGATCTCAGCTAT is a window encoding:
- a CDS encoding bL35 family ribosomal protein gives rise to the protein MKTRKSVANRFKITKTGKVMRRGSHISHLRRKKRKSQIRSQKVPKEVKGAWRIKIKKILGE
- the rplT gene encoding 50S ribosomal protein L20, which codes for MARVKTGTTRRKSHKRVLKRTKGFRMTKGRLYKVSKEADLHAGQYAFMGRKLRKRDLRKLWIIRISAALIPHEISYSRFINGLKKAKIELNRKVLADLALSDSSTFKEIVDKAQKA